A single region of the Corticium candelabrum chromosome 15, ooCorCand1.1, whole genome shotgun sequence genome encodes:
- the LOC134191440 gene encoding uncharacterized protein LOC134191440 translates to MALLADLLGHLNETTGTENGFLGPSNFSMSQPIAIPSQCCWTENAAKTSSYGAPYHSLYPSAWEGDTTDLGSCQFSSDAQNYSQFQFYDCSAHAWGDQEDVAKPTYQHQGSQNRFSSSLGGSEDSYSSQSLNAQTVYGSYDEEYLDDVLRILQESQLLQLQKVQTTPPDDIVNKEALLTDLDMAMLTDAIFSSDVEASTFHSAYEQSASNDVFYGSSYLFNSHNCTPELTVKVPTIRVISQPPKSHRPRYEKEAEIGSKGFLRTESKEPISIQLDNVAKGTGDLTVTISAVTLTGVKHPYIAPSCFGRGMPSSWKRDATNRTVSTVLRENEGYRKSLSFLGIKRNKLENIDLRSHKKEMLAQFCLKFEMAVRFGSGYITRATATTEPVRILCPSTATKLRKTSL, encoded by the exons ATGGCTTTGCTAGCAGATTTGCTTGGCCATCTAAACGAAACGACTGGTACGGAGAACGGCTTTCTTGGCCCCTCTAACTTCTCGATGTCTCAGCCGATCGCGATCCCTTCACAGTGTTGCTGGACCGAGAACGCAGCAAAGACTTCTTCCTACGGGGCACCATACCATTCTCTTTACCCTTCAGCTTGGGAAGGAGACACCACGGACTTAGGAAGTTGTCAGTTCTCCAGTGACGCCCAGAACTACTCCCAGTTTCAGTTCTATGATTGCAGCGCACATGCGTGGGGTGATCAGGAAGACGTGGCCAAACCCACCTACCAACACCAGGGCTCTCAAAACCGGTTCAGTTCAAGTCTCGGTGGCAGTGAGGATTCGTATTCTAGTCAGTCGCTCAATGCACAGACCGTGTACGGTAGCTACGACGAAGAATATCTGGATGACGTCCTTCGTATACTACAAGAGTCCCAGCTCCTACAATTACAAAAAGTACAAACCACGCCACCGGATGatattgtaaacaaagaaGCTTTACTGACAGACCTGGACATGGCTATGCTAACCGACGCCATCTTTTCGTCCGACGTCGAAGCCTCCACATTTCATTCTGCGTATGAACAAAGTGCGAGTAACGACGTCTTTTATGGCAGCTCGTACTTGTTTAACAGCCACAATTGCACACCTGAACTGACAGTCAAAGTGCCTACTATTAGAGTCATTAGTCAACCGCCAAAA TCCCACAGACCTCGCTACGAAAAGGAAGCAGAAATCGGATCAAAAGGTTTCCTGAGAACTGAAAGCAAAGAACCGATTTCCATTCAG CTGGACAATGTGGCCAAAGGAACTGGAGATCTCACTGTTACAATCAGTGCAGTGACTCTTACAGGGGTCAAACACCCTTACATCGCTCCATCCTGCTTTGGCCGTGGTATGCCTTCCAGCTGGAAAAGAGATGCAACGAACCGAACTGTTTCAACAGTGTTGCGCGAGAACGAAGGTTACAGGAAGAG TCTGTCGTTCTTGGGAATAAAACGAAACAAGTTAGAAAACATTGACTTGAGATCACACAAGAAAGAGATGCTTGCCCAGTTTTGCCTCAAGTTTGAGATGGCAGTTCGTTTTGGGTCTGGATATATCACTCGGGCAACTGCAACGACGGAGCCTGTTCGCATTCTGTGTCCAAGCACGGCTACGAAACTTCGTAAAACGAGCTTATAA
- the LOC134191450 gene encoding uncharacterized protein LOC134191450, translating to MALLADLLGLLNETTGTENGFLGPSNFSMSQPIAIPSQCCWTENAAKTSSYGAPYHSLYPSAWEGDTTDLGSCQFSSDAQNYSQLQFYDCSAHAWGDQEDVAKPTYQHQGSQNQFSSSLGGSEDSYSSQSLNAQTVYGSYDEEYLDDVFHTLQESPPLQLQRVQTTAPDDIVNEEVSLTDLDMAMLTDTIFSSDVEASTFHSAYEQSASNDVFYGSSYLFNSHNCTPELTVKVPTIRVISQPPKAHRARYEKEAEAGSKGLLKTESKEPISIQLDNVAKGTGDLTVTISAVTLTGVKHPYIAPSCFGRGMPSSWKRDATNRTVSTVLRESEGYRKSLSFLGIKRNKLENIDLRSHKKEMLAQFCLKFEIAVPFGSGYITRATATTEPVRILCPSTATKLRKMSE from the exons ATGGCTTTGCTAGCAGATTTGCTTGGCCTTCTAAACGAAACGACTGGCACGGAGAACGGCTTTCTTGGCCCCTCTAACTTCTCGATGTCTCAGCCAATCGCGATCCCTTCACAGTGTTGCTGGACCGAGAACGCAGCAAAGACTTCTTCCTACGGGGCACCATACCATTCTCTTTACCCTTCAGCTTGGGAAGGAGACACCACGGACTTAGGAAGTTGTCAGTTCTCCAGTGACGCCCAGAACTACTCCCAGCTTCAGTTCTATGATTGCAGCGCACATGCGTGGGGTGATCAGGAAGACGTGGCCAAACCCACCTACCAACACCAGGGCTCTCAAAACCAGTTCAGTTCAAGTCTCGGTGGCAGTGAGGATTCGTATTCTAGTCAGTCGCTCAATGCACAGACCGTGTACGGTAGCTACGACGAAGAATATCTGGATGACGTCTTTCATACACTACAAGAGTCCCCGCCCCTACAATTACAAAGGGTACAAACCACGGCACCGGATGATATTGTAAACGAAGAAGTTTCACTGACAGACCTGGACATGGCTATGCTAACCGACACCATCTTTTCGTCCGACGTCGAAGCCTCCACATTTCATTCTGCGTATGAACAAAGTGCGAGTAACGACGTCTTTTATGGCAGCTCGTACTTGTTTAACAGCCACAATTGCACACCTGAACTGACAGTCAAAGTGCCTACTATTAGAGTCATTAGTCAACCGCCAAAA GCCCACAGAGCTCGTTACGAAAAGGAAGCAGAAGCCGGATCAAAAGGTTTGCTGAAAACTGAAAGCAAAGAACCGATTTCCATTCAG CTGGACAATGTGGCCAAAGGAACTGGAGATCTCACTGTTACAATCAGTGCAGTGACTCTTACAGGGGTCAAACACCCTTACATCGCTCCATCCTGCTTTGGCCGTGGTATGCCTTCCAGCTGGAAAAGAGATGCAACGAACCGAACTGTTTCAACAGTGTTGCGCGAGAGCGAAGGTTACAGGAAGAG TCTGTCGTTCTTGGGAATAAAACGAAACAAGTTAGAAAACATTGACTTGAGATCACACAAGAAAGAGATGCTTGCCCAGTTTTGTCTCAAGTTTGAGATAGCAGTTCCTTTTGGGTCTGGATATATTACTCGGGCAACTGCAACGACGGAGCCTGTTCGCATTCTGTGTCCAAGCACGGCTACGAAACTTCGTAAAATGAGCGAATAA